Proteins co-encoded in one Corylus avellana chromosome ca9, CavTom2PMs-1.0 genomic window:
- the LOC132191942 gene encoding cytochrome P450 81E8-like: protein METMLLYSSLSLLVLAVAFKLIIHLQTTTPKHLPPSPPSLPILGHLHLVKKPLHRTFHSLSQKYGQIFSLRFGSRLVVIISSPSAVEECFTKNDIVLANRPPTLIGKILGYNLTTVIAAPYGDHWRNLRRICALEIFSTTRLNMFLGIRRDEIKRLLRKLGRNSSQDFTKVELKSMFSEFTFNIIMRMVAGKRYYGYGEDVNDEEKARQFREIMREAFANGGASNLQEFVPMMRWIDHGGLEKRLMRLAKRMDAFLQGLIDEKKGNEEGNTMIHHLLYLQKSQPEYYTDQIIKGLIMVLLLAGTDTSAVTLEWAMSNLLNHPEVLKKARAELDSQVGKENLLDEPDVSKLHYLQSIISETLRLYPAVPLLVPHMSSDDCTVGGYDVPRNTMLLVNAWAIHRDPKVWDDATSFKPERFERGEADSHKLLPFGLGRRACPGAGLAQRTMGLALGSLIQCFEWERVGEKEVDMTEGNGASMPKAVALEAMCKTRPIMNNLFSE from the exons ATGGAAACCATGTTGTTATACTCATCCCTCTCTCTTCTCGTCCTCGCTGTTGCTTTCAAGCTCATCATCCATCTTCAAACAACAACACCCAAACACCTCCCTCCCAGCCCACCTTCTCTCCCAATTCTGGGTCATCTTCATCTCGTCAAAAAGCCCCTCCACCGGACTTTCCACAGCCTCTCGCAAAAATACGGCCAGATTTTCTCCCTCCGATTTGGTTCCCGACTGGTGGTTATCATATCGTCCCCATCCGCAGTCGAGGAATGCTTCACCAAGAACGACATCGTCTTAGCCAACCGTCCTCCCACCCTCATCGGCAAGATTCTCGGCTACAACCTGACCACCGTGATAGCAGCCCCCTACGGCGATCACTGGCGCAACCTTCGCCGCATCTGCGCCCTCGAGATCTTCTCAACCACCCGCCTCAACATGTTCCTGGGCATCCGAAGGGACGAGATCAAACGCTTGCTGCGCAAACTCGGACGCAACTCGTCCCAAGATTTCACCAAGGTGGAGCTGAAATCAATGTTCTCGGAGTTCACCTTTAACATCATAATGAGAATGGTGGCTGGGAAGCGGTACTACGGATACGGGGAGGACGTGAATGACGAGGAAAAGGCAAGGCAGTTTAGGGAGATAATGAGAGAGGCTTTCGCAAATGGAGGGGCGTCGAATCTTCAAGAATTCGTGCCCATGATGCGGTGGATTGATCACGGTGGTTTAGAGAAGAGGCTGATGAGGCTTGCTAAGAGGATGGATGCCTTCTTGCAAGGCCTTATTGATGAGAAGAAGGGTAACGAAGAGGGAAACACTATGATCCACCATCTACTTTATTTGCAGAAATCACAGCCGGAATACTATACGGACCAGATTATCAAAGGCCTTATCATG GTCTTGCTACTTGCCGGGACGGACACATCAGCTGTGACATTAGAGTGGGCCATGTCCAATTTGCTTAACCATCCTGAGGTATTGAAGAAAGCTAGAGCTGAGTTGGACAGTCAAGTTGGGAAGGAGAATTTGTTAGACGAACCAGATGTGTCTAAACTACATTACCTTCAAAGCATAATCTCCGAAACCCTTCGATTGTACCCGGCGGTTCCACTGCTAGTACCCCACATGTCCTCTGATGATTGCACCGTGGGAGGATATGATGTTCCACGTAATACGATGTTATTGGTGAATGCATGGGCCATACATAGAGACCCCAAGGTGTGGGATGACGCAACCAGTTTTAAACCTGAGAGATTTGAGCGTGGCGAGGCTGATTCGCACAAGTTGTTGCCATTTGGGTTGGGGAGGAGGGCATGTCCTGGGGCAGGACTCGCCCAACGGACAATGGGGTTGGCTTTGGGGTCATTGATTCAATGTTTTGAGTGGGAGAGGGTTGGCGAGAAAGAAGTAGACATGACTGAAGGCAATGGAGCCAGCATGCCCAAAGCTGTGGCATTGGAGGCCATGTGTAAGACACGTCCCATTATGAATAACCTCTTTTCTGAGtag